The nucleotide window TGCCTGTGGTATTCTGAGGAATCGCCGTGTGTCAGTCGCGGAGCCCATGGGTGACATTGTATACAACgaaccttcttcttttttcGACTTGATCCCGCACCAATACCATGGGGACATCATTCCAAATTTTCGGCAAGGAAAGAAGGGAACAGCGGCAGTTAGAGCGTTGGTTGAACTTGTTTCGAATGAGGTTGCACCCCTTCTCATGTGGATGGTGTATTTTGGGGTCGGGCATCCTTACCGCTTTCCTGAGCTTCGACAGATGGCTTTCGCCGGCTCTCAGCGAAACGTTTACGTCAATGACACAACACGTCGCTTGCAGCTTTACAGTAACTATAACAAAAACAAGTCGTCGAACATCGTTCTCAAGAGGATGGACGGTGTAACTTCGGAATACTTATTCTATTTCATGACAGTGCTAAAACAGATGCAGTTCTGGGCTCTAGGTCCTGACTACAAGCCTATCAATATTAGCGTGGAAACTAGggttttgaaagagagtATCTCATCAGAAAAAAAGTCCGAAAGGGCCCTTCGTACTTACCTGTTTGTCGACACAGCGAAGGGCGATCTGGTTCCGTACAAGCTCTTTCGTaatcttttggatgaactACCAGAAGGAGACAGAACGAGGTTGAATTTTCGAGAACTGCGCCAAGCTATGTGTGGCGTGTTAAGATATTACTGTAATATGACACTACAAGATCAGAAGGACCTTCACGAGTCTCTTGTTCATGAGCTAATGGCAAACCATAGCGTACTGACTGTGTTCGAAACCTATGCAGTTAACCACTTCAATATGTCTTCTCTTAGTGGTTCGGGAACGACAAACTTGCAACAGCGTGCTTCGGAAAGGTACATATCATGGCTGAATCTCGATGATGGAGCCAGTGTCGAAATGTGGCCATCGGATGACTTTGCAAACGAGAATTCGACCCGAAAGTTCAAACTATCATCGGAATACAGGCGTTATGAGGATCTGGAGGCTGCCGGTCGGAAAATCTTTGGCCCAGAGTTTTCATTTCGGGATGAAAACCAAAGGACAATCACCAATGATATTTACATGGGAGAGCTACCTTCCAGAGTAGTACATGCGCCAACGGGTTACGGTAAAACAGAGATGTTCCATCTGCCACTCATCGCACtagcttcaaagaaaaactgTAAGCACGTATCATTCGTCTTTGTACCATATACCGTCATTCTGGCGGACTCGATGAGGAGGCTTAAGAGCAAAAACCTTCTTCGAGTTAATGATGTTAAACATTTCATAGACACCGGATACGACGGAATAACAGATGTCTACGTCGGTGTTTTCGACGATCTTGCACAGACCCAATTTGCTTCCAGAATTGCTGAATGGGGCTACGCCAATAGCCTCAGATCAAcagaaagaaagatcaagttgGGTTATGCGATTATCGATGAGTTTCACAACTTTCACCTTGAGAAATATCGTAAGCCACAGTTCGAGCCGATTAAAAGATTGAGTTTTGACGGGTTTGAGAAGTTACTGTTTTTTAGCGCCACCGCTCCTGCCCAAATAGCTGACGCGGCCCTCCAATCAATCGGATTCATAGGCCAAGCCACGAGTTTGAGAGAGACTGTCTTGGCAGAAAAAGAGTGCATGAGAGGCATCAGGGGTTGTTCAACTCCCATGAGTGATCTAGTCCAAAAAATTCCTTTGAGCCACGTTTATAAGGAGTTTAAGCATGTCTCTAAGCCTTATCAAGTGGCTTTTAAGCTCTTAAAATCTCTGTTCATGAATGAACCACAAGCAAAAGCTGTGGTCCTTTTAAATTCCAAGCGGATGGTGGAGTGGTTGGCGAAGGAGTGGGAGTTGGATTTAAAAATCGTTTGGAATCACGGTGAATTAAATGCGTCAGAGAAAGCTAGGCGCGCAGACTCATTCATTCGGAATCAGAAGGAGAATGTCCTCTTGGGAACAAAGCTGGCAACTGATGGTATTGATGTGCATAAGTTGAAAATGGTCATTATGGTCGACTACAAGCCAACCATCATTGAGTTCCTGCAGGCTGGTGGTCGTCTAAGGACCTGTGGCATGCTATACGTACTGCTAGATCCGAAAACTGCcttcaagagagaaaagTCTGACATGGCTCCAATGGATTTCGCATGCCCTACTACTCAAATGTCTCGATTTTATGGCCTACCTCTGCGTAACACGGACCTTCATCACTTACAGTGCTGCGGCTCAACTAACTTTCTTCCGGCAAATACAGAGCAGTTGGTACTGAGAGTCGCAAAGGCTGCCACAAATACTGCTTATGAGACAAAAAAGGACAAAGATGATCGTTTGACAAATAATAAGCGGAAAGCTCCTGATCTGCCCTTCCTCTCCAtggagaaaagaagaatgaacaGACTTTTCCATAGAAATGGCCATTATACGAATATTTTCGATCATATGGGACATGGAGAGACGTTGGCTCAGTGTTTGCAACTCAACGGTATCAGTTCTCATTTCTGGCCATCGGGCACTTTGATAGAGAAAGGAAGCTGCCCTAACTGCCTGAAATTATCCGGACTGTGTGTGTGTCCACAAGACCCAATGACTTACAGGCAGATCGCTTGCGAGGCGCTTGCGGTTCAACGGATGGTACTAGACGATGAGCAGTACAAGAAGCATCTGGAAGAATCAAAACCGTACTTTTTAGATCCAGTTGGCTATCTGTTGATTTATGACAAAGCAAAACAAAACCTTTATGACACCGTCCGTTCGCAATATGTTTGGTTTGAGAATCTGATAAGGCGAAGGGTGATTGTTGCCGCAGAGTGCCTGCATGGCATGAAAAATAgttccttgttcaattaCACAGCAGAACAGATTGAGAACATTTATCTTGACAAACGGGCTTTCATGAAAGAGCAACAAACAGAAGCTCTTGAATACTTCTGGTGTTGGGAGAAACGTAAATGCGCAAAAGTTTGGGAAAGGGAAGGTCAAAGGAGGGCACTAGCTTcgcttcatcaattgaagacCATGGCACACATAATCGCTTATATAGTGATAAAGTGGAC belongs to Torulaspora delbrueckii CBS 1146 chromosome 4, complete genome and includes:
- the TDEL0D00100 gene encoding uncharacterized protein, which translates into the protein MPSVEDIACGILRNRRVSVAEPMGDIVYNEPSSFFDLIPHQYHGDIIPNFRQGKKGTAAVRALVELVSNEVAPLLMWMVYFGVGHPYRFPELRQMAFAGSQRNVYVNDTTRRLQLYSNYNKNKSSNIVLKRMDGVTSEYLFYFMTVLKQMQFWALGPDYKPINISVETRVLKESISSEKKSERALRTYLFVDTAKGDLVPYKLFRNLLDELPEGDRTRLNFRELRQAMCGVLRYYCNMTLQDQKDLHESLVHELMANHSVLTVFETYAVNHFNMSSLSGSGTTNLQQRASERYISWLNLDDGASVEMWPSDDFANENSTRKFKLSSEYRRYEDLEAAGRKIFGPEFSFRDENQRTITNDIYMGELPSRVVHAPTGYGKTEMFHLPLIALASKKNCKHVSFVFVPYTVILADSMRRLKSKNLLRVNDVKHFIDTGYDGITDVYVGVFDDLAQTQFASRIAEWGYANSLRSTERKIKLGYAIIDEFHNFHLEKYRKPQFEPIKRLSFDGFEKLLFFSATAPAQIADAALQSIGFIGQATSLRETVLAEKECMRGIRGCSTPMSDLVQKIPLSHVYKEFKHVSKPYQVAFKLLKSLFMNEPQAKAVVLLNSKRMVEWLAKEWELDLKIVWNHGELNASEKARRADSFIRNQKENVLLGTKLATDGIDVHKLKMVIMVDYKPTIIEFLQAGGRLRTCGMLYVLLDPKTAFKREKSDMAPMDFACPTTQMSRFYGLPLRNTDLHHLQCCGSTNFLPANTEQLVLRVAKAATNTAYETKKDKDDRLTNNKRKAPDLPFLSMEKRRMNRLFHRNGHYTNIFDHMGHGETLAQCLQLNGISSHFWPSGTLIEKGSCPNCLKLSGLCVCPQDPMTYRQIACEALAVQRMVLDDEQYKKHLEESKPYFLDPVGYLLIYDKAKQNLYDTVRSQYVWFENLIRRRVIVAAECLHGMKNSSLFNYTAEQIENIYLDKRAFMKEQQTEALEYFWCWEKRKCAKVWEREGQRRALASLHQLKTMAHIIAYIVIKWTEKAIVRKMRRQWALTWPEVHHVASGERSP